One Thermoplasmata archaeon genomic window, TCTTATTTGTGGTTTGTTTAACCCACCTCTACGAACGCGTGCTCTAACAATGATATATCCTTGTTTTGCCTTATATCCAAGAGCTCTTGCTCTATCCAATCTTGTAGGATGCTCTACCCTTGTGACCGTTGGGGATTTTCTCCATTCTATCAATCTTTCCCACTGTAATTTTCTTACATAAGTATCTTTTGGTTTATTCCATGCTTCTCGTATGAAACCATACATATTCTTAGCTTTAGCTTTTTCGTCAACCATATACTATCAAACTCCTATATGTTTACGGGCTTCTCTAATCACTAGAACATCGCCCTTTTAGTGCATGTGATCTTATCAGTAATTTTATAGGTTATTTAACTGTTTCTATGCTCTCTCATTTTTGATAAAAAATAATCATAATTTTTTTATTTGCCCAGGAAATATTCTTAGCTTTAATATATCTTTAGATAAAAATTTAAAAGGTAAAAAAGATAGGATAAAATTATTTTTTGAATTTTATACCTATAAATGATGATTTTTTATTTAATTCATCAATAGATCCTGCAAATTTATTGAAAAAATCATAATCTCCTTTAAGTGCAATATAATGCTGCTTTTCCATATTTGATAGATATAAAAAAATCTTTTTTGCGTATTTATCTTTTAATCTTGTAGAGATAATTTTATAGATCGTTTCTGCTCTCTTTTCACAGTTCATTGCTATCTCTATCGTTTCTAGTAATGAGTTAATATTATGTATATTCGCATTTTGTATGAAGCATTCGAAAGGATATTTTTTTGATGGCTCTTTAACTTCTTTCTTTCCAAATAAGTTTTCATTTAGATCTATTAATATCTTTTTGTGAAACTTTTCTTGATCAGCAAAATACCTCAGTTTCTCTTTCAAAAAATCATTATTTACTTGATCTGCCAGAGCAAGATAGAACTTGTACGATTCATCTTCGGAATAGGCAGCCATTGCTATAATTTCATCGGTATCTATTTTGTTAAAGTAACTCATTTCCATAGGGTTCACCTATTTAACATTAAGAACCTCTATTATAAAATTTTTATCAAAACCGGTGCGTAAAATTTTTTTTGATAGGTTGCTAAAAAATGAATTAAAAGTAAGTTAGTAAAAAGATTTTGTTAATTTTTTTAAAGCTTCTTCTTCCATAAAATGCATTTTACCAACTATAACCATAGTGTGTAGCGTTGGGCCAAAATCTTTATCCACTAATTTTTCTATCGTGCCTGAGGTTAATGTTGGATTTGCAGAACCTGCTTGTGAAACTACTGCTACGATTGTATTTTTTTCAATTACCTTACTTTTAAAAATTTCTTCCATTTTAACAAGTATTTTTAATGCTTCGTTAGCGGTCATAAATCTATCATCTTTAATATCTAGTAGAACCAATGTATGCAATCCAGAGTTCAAGTTATTTTTAATAAAATCATAAACGCTCTTTGAATAAATTTCATTTTCAGGATATGGTATTGTCACGGTCCTTCCAAATTTATAGTTTTGCAGACCTAATAACCCTGGTACTACGCATTGTATTGAAGTGCCATGTATAATTTCTACAGGGATACCTTCTTCAAAAGCCTTGAGTCTCAAAGCAATATGGGTGGTAGCTATCAGTGGATCCCCTGCCGATAATAGTAATACTTTATTATTTTTAGCAAGATCTAGCAACATTCTCTCATTTTCTATATCCTCTCTAGAAAGAATCTTTATTTTTTTTCCTGTTAATTTTTCCAACTTTTCAATAGAAGTGCCCATCAAACAAGAGGTATAAAACTCTATAAATATATAATCTCCATCTTTGATATTTTCGTAGGCCTTAATAGACATATCTTTTTCATCGTACAGACCCAATCCAACTAACTTTAGCATAAATCTTAAATTGATTTATATCTATTAAGCTTTTCATCTTTTAAGCTCTCTCTATGATAACAATTTTTACAGAACTTAAATAAAAGTGAAACTTTTATTTAATATTAAATATTTACCTATCTTGAAATGTTTAAAGAACTTTTTAACCCCAGATCTATTGCAGTTATTGGTGCTTCAAAAGATGAGAATAAGATAGGAAATGTGGTATTAAAAAACCTAATTTCAGAGAAGTATGATGGAAAGATATATCCGATTAACCCTAAAATTACTGAGATACTGGGATTAAAATGCTATAAAACATTAAAAGACATTGATGAAAGAGTAGATCTGGCAATAATTGTACTTCCTGCAGAATTCGTACCAGAAACAGTAAAAGAGTGCGTTGAGGCTGAAGTAAGATTTATAATCCCCATTGCCGGTGGTTTTTCTGAATCTGGTAAAGAAGGAGAATTGAGAGAAAAAGAGATTAAAGAGTACTTAAAGAAAGGTAGCAGCAGATTAATAGGCCCCAACACCGTCGGAATTTATGTACCTCAAAGTAAGGTAAATACGGCTCTTACAGATCCAGATAAGATATCATATCCCAAAGATGGATCTCTGGCGTTTATTTCTCAAAGTGGTGCCTT contains:
- a CDS encoding ferritin family protein, encoding MEMSYFNKIDTDEIIAMAAYSEDESYKFYLALADQVNNDFLKEKLRYFADQEKFHKKILIDLNENLFGKKEVKEPSKKYPFECFIQNANIHNINSLLETIEIAMNCEKRAETIYKIISTRLKDKYAKKIFLYLSNMEKQHYIALKGDYDFFNKFAGSIDELNKKSSFIGIKFKK
- the dph5 gene encoding diphthine synthase, producing MLKLVGLGLYDEKDMSIKAYENIKDGDYIFIEFYTSCLMGTSIEKLEKLTGKKIKILSREDIENERMLLDLAKNNKVLLLSAGDPLIATTHIALRLKAFEEGIPVEIIHGTSIQCVVPGLLGLQNYKFGRTVTIPYPENEIYSKSVYDFIKNNLNSGLHTLVLLDIKDDRFMTANEALKILVKMEEIFKSKVIEKNTIVAVVSQAGSANPTLTSGTIEKLVDKDFGPTLHTMVIVGKMHFMEEEALKKLTKSFY
- a CDS encoding CoA-binding protein; translated protein: MFKELFNPRSIAVIGASKDENKIGNVVLKNLISEKYDGKIYPINPKITEILGLKCYKTLKDIDERVDLAIIVLPAEFVPETVKECVEAEVRFIIPIAGGFSESGKEGELREKEIKEYLKKGSSRLIGPNTVGIYVPQSKVNTALTDPDKISYPKDGSLAFISQSGALGLLTMDSFA